One genomic window of Bactrocera dorsalis isolate Fly_Bdor chromosome 4, ASM2337382v1, whole genome shotgun sequence includes the following:
- the LOC105234057 gene encoding active breakpoint cluster region-related protein isoform X1, translating into MSVFNDFQRLWMQRFPQSSLSDAWEQDVRASLERHKLKIVELTKELEQEQLYVEYLERLLSDVEKFRESGGDPTSLFEAATTSNTTLQTDTDANQLSGEDACAINISKSSLNLREASNDNKDKNNRYSLNTDNKYVEGVSGSSINTGSISKINSGSAETGAGSTKNTSGKQSFEQEDKDMGTEKDARQQNENGALHKCINELAASFGTNSTTSDNDANRHLPLEDIEESEIAPSAETVQKPLKTNAQKASHFVTVIEVKESKTNMDADLDSGLEGSESVQSTTTPTLSSFERKTSTKVEPTAPPLSPALTSPSMSASSYAAHADNKKKMPPRPPPKNIRRVEPPTIPGQLSSSPKRDTPYIGSSMPLPSASGNLSSSDSPGNSLERNLKPSAILRQKSPESMEGKALTSNRKTTSDLGKFNPPDLMEELGRKVGKSESLEKTKRSDMAITQSPTGSLGRTVSIQNRNVTGGRTSGTAVGVSPTGSLSKPSKLAVADSSSTNSLEKKSHYSLQAADAENSQTQVVGSKESLASQGISEIIKSYESVSSLGSDCAKVAVDNEPYYDTVPLDNGEGEYVYIKPGGNGSSSSRDDLSTPGSTLPIGSATHLSSQASVTDPESPGRSSNYVNIDYFLHQSNETRSSSLDSDGEYEGPPIMRTISHDEQNSQTPSALRKNLVSAILVSGNARGAKIRSILSSIIQSETIYVECLNKMIQYKRAIHATLGTSQPVIKEEEENTIFFKIDELYDVHTQFLNDLKTIAAHEGGDVLIGEPFKRLADSFNLYSAFLHNYGQAIDTVKKCSANNPQFKQIVSTIVVNLHTEQSLTLEDLLHKPVARVQINALVFNDLLRETPPNHPDHQPLRQAQKTIHLFLKQFNVVNQRLSTESNKNLRRMVKNSFIVELVDGHRKLRHLFLFNDVIACAKYKASGRDRIDYELKWFIPLKDVVVFEEADASADLKESSPANILQLKTQACTVRDQLLLEEKDDKGRKSNGLRSGDKYRRKLADLESQLVLASPNLVFRIANKATNKTITFFLSSDFERTQWIESILSLKQTCNIPGANTINALEVHAFIVAMQKGMKTEMGSYLMRNTNDESLLVGDLHMTVHGLTGLDQPADLYICIEVDSYGHYFRKATTKMVCRSLSPLWNESFVLELEGSQNVRILLYEAHERPKLRAKHVLKLSRSWLQETPLPRILKLGETITLNTTLRFVPGEVTLRRVPTSKPGALFGAKMSQILKREKRDIPFIISACIREVERRGMSEVGIYRVSGSASDLAKLKKSFETNAYEAEQLLKDVDIHSVTGILKSYLRELPEALFTDALYPKFFETFSAFSNNNETARINELIKVFEELPQANKASINHILDHLIRVHHQEADNKMSLHNLAMVFGPTLLRPGQTQAKQKDLLASSTVDVMAQAGILYCFLQARIKKD; encoded by the exons TGAGGGTGTCAGCGGCAGTAGTATCAACACTGGTAGCATTTCCAAAATCAACTCGGGATCTGCTGAAACCGGTGCCGGCAGCACCAAAAATACCAGTGGAAAACAAAGTTTTGAACAAGAAGACAAAGATATGGGCACTGAAAAGGATGCTCGTCAGCAAAACGAGAATGGTGCActacataaatgtataaatgaGTTGGCTGCTTCGTTTGGAACAAATTCTACAACTAGCGATAATGACGCGAATCGTCACTTACCATTGGAAGATATTGAAGAATCTGAAATAGCACCTTCTGCAGAAACTGTACAGAAACCATTAAAAACAAATGCACAGAAGGCATCACACTTTGTCACTGTAATCGAGGTGAAAGAGAGCAAAACGAATATGGATGCCGACTTGGATAGTGGACTGGAAGGAAGTGAGTCAGTGCAGAGCACAACGACTCCAACTCTGAGTAGTTTCGAACGTAAAACTTCAACCAAAGTTGAACCGACAGCGCCACCATTATCCCCTGCATTAACATCGCCTTCAATGTCAGCTTCTTCGTATGCAGCACATGCcgacaataaaaagaaaatgccGCCAAG aCCGCCTCCCAAGAATATCCGACGCGTCGAGCCACCCACAATACCTGGTCAACTTTCGTCGTCTCCAAAACGCGATACACCTTATATTGGTAGCAGTATGCCCTTACCTAGCGCATCTGGCAATTTGTCTTCATCTGATAGTCCTGGTAATTCACTTGAACGCAATTTAAAACCATCAGCCATTTTGCGGCAAAAATCACCAGAATCTATGGAAGGTAAGGCGCTTACATCCAACAGGAAAACGACATCGGATTTGGGGAAATTTAATCCACCTGATTTGATGGAAGAATTGGGACGTAAAGTTGGCAAATCGGAAAGCCTTGAAAAAACGAAGCGGTCGGATATGGCAATAACACAAAGCCCTACTGGCAGTTTGGGACGAACAGTTTCTATACAAAACCGAAACGTTACAGGTGGTCGTACCAGTGGCACTGCGGTGGGTGTATCACCCACCGGAAGCTTGAGTAAACCTTCAAAGCTAGCTGTAGCAGATAGTTCTTCAACAAATAGCTTGGAAAAGAAATCACATTATTCACTTCAAGCGGCTGACGCAGAAAATAGCCAAACTCAAGTTGTGGGCTCAAAGGAATCCCTAGCATCACAAGGCATATCTGAAATT ATTAAAAGCTACGAATCAGTTTCATCTTTGGGCTCTGATTGTGCAAAGGTTGCAGTGGACAATGAACCGTATTATGACACAGTACCGCTGGATAACGGCGAAGGTGAATATGTTTACATCAAACCAGGCGGCAACGGTTCATCGTCTAGTCGCGATGACCTCTCCACACCAGGCAGTACGCTTCCAATCGGTTCTGCTACACACCTAAGCAGTCAAGCGAGTGTGACAGACCCTGAATCACCTGGACGCAGCTCAAATTATGTGAACATTGATTATTTTCTGCA TCAAAGCAATGAAACACGTTCAAGCTCTTTGGACAGCGATGGAGAGTACGAGGGGCCACCAATAATGCGAACTATTTCTCACGACGAGCAAAATTCCCAAACCCCTAGTGCTTTACGCAAG AATTTAGTTTCAGCAATACTA GTCTCTGGCAACGCACGAGGCGCTAAAATACGCTCTATATTGAGTAGTATTATACAAAGTGAAACCATATACGTGGAATGCCTCAACAAAATGATACAG TATAAGAGAGCAATTCATGCCACACTGGGTACATCACAGCCTGTGATCAAGGAGGAAGAGGAGAAtacgatattttttaaaatcgacgaacTTTATGATGTGCACACACAATTTCTAAACGATTTGAAAACGATAGCGGCGCACGAAGGAGGAGACGTACTTATTGGTGAACCCTTCAAACGTCTCGCAGACAGTTTTAACTTGTATAGTGCTTTCCTGCACAACTACGGCCAGGCAATTGATACAGTGAAGAAGTGCAGCGCAAATAATCCACAATTCAAACAAATTGTCTCAACGATTGTCGTGAATTTACATACCGAACAGTCGCTTACCCTGGAGGATTTGTTGCATAAGCCCGTGGCGCGTGTACAAATCAATGCTTTAGTTTTCAATGACTTGTTGCGCGAAACACCACCCAATCATCCGGATCATCAGCCATTGCGACAGGCACAGAAGACCATACACTTGTTCTTGAAGCAGTTCAATGTGGTGAATCAGCGTTTGTCTACCGAATCGAATAAAAATCTGAGACGCATGGTGAAGAATTCGTTCATTGTTGAACTAGTGGATGGGCATCGTAAGTTGCGGCATCTCTTCTTGTTCAATGATGTGATCGCATGTGCCAAGTACAAGGCATCCGGACGTGACCGAATAGACTATGAGCTGAAGTGGTTTATACCGCTGAAAGATGTTGTGGTGTTCGAAGAGGCAGACGCCAGTGCTGACCTCAAAGAATCTAGTCCTGCAAATATATTGCAACTGAAAACGCAAGCGTGCACAGTACGTGATCAATTATTGCtcgaagagaaggacgataaAGGACGAAAGTCCAATGGTTTGCGTTCGGGTGATAAATATCGCCGCAAATTGGCTGACTTAGAGTCGCAGCTGGTATTGGCCTCGCCGAATTTAGTCTTCCGCATTGCCAATAAAGCAaccaataaaacaataacatttttcTTGAGTTCTGATTTCGAGCGCACGCAGTGGATTGAATCTATACTGTCGCTGAAG CAAACCTGCAACATACCTGGAGCGAACACAATAAACGCTTTGGAGGTGCACGCTTTTATCGTTGCCATGCAGAAAGGTATGAAGACTGAAATGGGTTCATATCTGATGCGAAATACCAATGACGAGAGTCTACTAGTTGGTGATCTGCATATGACAGTGCACGGACTGACGGGTCTTGACCAGCCTGCCGATTTGTACATTTGCATAGAAGTGGATTCGTATGGCCACTATTTCCGCAAAGCCACCACGAAAATGGTGTGTCGTAGCCTGAGCCCACTTTGGAATGAAAGTTTTGTATTAGAGCTTGAGGGCAGCCAGAATGTACGAATTTTGTTGTATGAAGCGCATGAACGTCCTAAGTTACGAGCCAAGCACGTCTTAAAA CTTAGTCGTAGTTGGTTGCAGGAAACGCCATTGCCGCGTATACTAAAACTTGGCGAGACCATAACGCTGAATACCACACTGCGATTTGTACCCGGCGAAGTGACTTTACGACGTGTGCCAACTTCAAAGCCGGGTGCGCTCTTTGGTGCCAAAATGAGTCAAATTTTAAA GCGTGAGAAGCGAGACATTCCATTCATTATCAGTGCCTGCATCCGTGAAGTAGAACGACGCGGCATGTCTGAAGTGGGCATTTATCGCGTGAGTGGCTCCGCTTCCGATTTGGCCAAATTGAAGAAGTCTTTCGAAACCA ATGCCTATGAGGCCGAACAGCTGCTGAAAGATGTGGATATACACTCAGTTACGGGTATTTTGAAGTCATATCTGCGAGAGTTACCCGAGGCATTATTTACCGATGCTCTCTAtccgaaattttttgaaacgtTCAGCGctttcagcaacaacaacgagacAGCGCGTATAAATGAACTCATAAAAGTATTTGAAGAACTGCCACAGGCGAATAAAGCATCTATAAATCATATATTGGATCACTTAATTCG GGTACATCATCAGGAGGCCGACAACAAAATGTCCCTGCACAATTTAGCTATGGTCTTCGGTCCAACGTTACTGCGGCCCGGTCAAACGCAAGCTAAACAGAAAGACTTGCTAGCCTCCAGTACCGTAGATGTCATGGCCCAAGCAGGCATACTCTATTGCTTCCTGCAGGCGCGTATTAAAAAGGATTAA
- the LOC105234057 gene encoding active breakpoint cluster region-related protein isoform X2, whose translation MSVFNDFQRLWMQRFPQSSLSDAWEQDVRASLERHKLKIVELTKELEQEQLYVEYLERLLSDVEKFRESGGDPTSLFEAATTSNTTLQTDTDANQLSGEDACAINISKSSLNLREASNDNKDKNNRYSLNTDNKYVEGVSGSSINTGSISKINSGSAETGAGSTKNTSGKQSFEQEDKDMGTEKDARQQNENGALHKCINELAASFGTNSTTSDNDANRHLPLEDIEESEIAPSAETVQKPLKTNAQKASHFVTVIEVKESKTNMDADLDSGLEGSESVQSTTTPTLSSFERKTSTKVEPTAPPLSPALTSPSMSASSYAAHADNKKKMPPRPPPKNIRRVEPPTIPGQLSSSPKRDTPYIGSSMPLPSASGNLSSSDSPGNSLERNLKPSAILRQKSPESMEGKALTSNRKTTSDLGKFNPPDLMEELGRKVGKSESLEKTKRSDMAITQSPTGSLGRTVSIQNRNVTGGRTSGTAVGVSPTGSLSKPSKLAVADSSSTNSLEKKSHYSLQAADAENSQTQVVGSKESLASQGISEIIKSYESVSSLGSDCAKVAVDNEPYYDTVPLDNGEGEYVYIKPGGNGSSSSRDDLSTPGSTLPIGSATHLSSQASVTDPESPGRSSNYVNIDYFLHQSNETRSSSLDSDGEYEGPPIMRTISHDEQNSQTPSALRKVSGNARGAKIRSILSSIIQSETIYVECLNKMIQYKRAIHATLGTSQPVIKEEEENTIFFKIDELYDVHTQFLNDLKTIAAHEGGDVLIGEPFKRLADSFNLYSAFLHNYGQAIDTVKKCSANNPQFKQIVSTIVVNLHTEQSLTLEDLLHKPVARVQINALVFNDLLRETPPNHPDHQPLRQAQKTIHLFLKQFNVVNQRLSTESNKNLRRMVKNSFIVELVDGHRKLRHLFLFNDVIACAKYKASGRDRIDYELKWFIPLKDVVVFEEADASADLKESSPANILQLKTQACTVRDQLLLEEKDDKGRKSNGLRSGDKYRRKLADLESQLVLASPNLVFRIANKATNKTITFFLSSDFERTQWIESILSLKQTCNIPGANTINALEVHAFIVAMQKGMKTEMGSYLMRNTNDESLLVGDLHMTVHGLTGLDQPADLYICIEVDSYGHYFRKATTKMVCRSLSPLWNESFVLELEGSQNVRILLYEAHERPKLRAKHVLKLSRSWLQETPLPRILKLGETITLNTTLRFVPGEVTLRRVPTSKPGALFGAKMSQILKREKRDIPFIISACIREVERRGMSEVGIYRVSGSASDLAKLKKSFETNAYEAEQLLKDVDIHSVTGILKSYLRELPEALFTDALYPKFFETFSAFSNNNETARINELIKVFEELPQANKASINHILDHLIRVHHQEADNKMSLHNLAMVFGPTLLRPGQTQAKQKDLLASSTVDVMAQAGILYCFLQARIKKD comes from the exons TGAGGGTGTCAGCGGCAGTAGTATCAACACTGGTAGCATTTCCAAAATCAACTCGGGATCTGCTGAAACCGGTGCCGGCAGCACCAAAAATACCAGTGGAAAACAAAGTTTTGAACAAGAAGACAAAGATATGGGCACTGAAAAGGATGCTCGTCAGCAAAACGAGAATGGTGCActacataaatgtataaatgaGTTGGCTGCTTCGTTTGGAACAAATTCTACAACTAGCGATAATGACGCGAATCGTCACTTACCATTGGAAGATATTGAAGAATCTGAAATAGCACCTTCTGCAGAAACTGTACAGAAACCATTAAAAACAAATGCACAGAAGGCATCACACTTTGTCACTGTAATCGAGGTGAAAGAGAGCAAAACGAATATGGATGCCGACTTGGATAGTGGACTGGAAGGAAGTGAGTCAGTGCAGAGCACAACGACTCCAACTCTGAGTAGTTTCGAACGTAAAACTTCAACCAAAGTTGAACCGACAGCGCCACCATTATCCCCTGCATTAACATCGCCTTCAATGTCAGCTTCTTCGTATGCAGCACATGCcgacaataaaaagaaaatgccGCCAAG aCCGCCTCCCAAGAATATCCGACGCGTCGAGCCACCCACAATACCTGGTCAACTTTCGTCGTCTCCAAAACGCGATACACCTTATATTGGTAGCAGTATGCCCTTACCTAGCGCATCTGGCAATTTGTCTTCATCTGATAGTCCTGGTAATTCACTTGAACGCAATTTAAAACCATCAGCCATTTTGCGGCAAAAATCACCAGAATCTATGGAAGGTAAGGCGCTTACATCCAACAGGAAAACGACATCGGATTTGGGGAAATTTAATCCACCTGATTTGATGGAAGAATTGGGACGTAAAGTTGGCAAATCGGAAAGCCTTGAAAAAACGAAGCGGTCGGATATGGCAATAACACAAAGCCCTACTGGCAGTTTGGGACGAACAGTTTCTATACAAAACCGAAACGTTACAGGTGGTCGTACCAGTGGCACTGCGGTGGGTGTATCACCCACCGGAAGCTTGAGTAAACCTTCAAAGCTAGCTGTAGCAGATAGTTCTTCAACAAATAGCTTGGAAAAGAAATCACATTATTCACTTCAAGCGGCTGACGCAGAAAATAGCCAAACTCAAGTTGTGGGCTCAAAGGAATCCCTAGCATCACAAGGCATATCTGAAATT ATTAAAAGCTACGAATCAGTTTCATCTTTGGGCTCTGATTGTGCAAAGGTTGCAGTGGACAATGAACCGTATTATGACACAGTACCGCTGGATAACGGCGAAGGTGAATATGTTTACATCAAACCAGGCGGCAACGGTTCATCGTCTAGTCGCGATGACCTCTCCACACCAGGCAGTACGCTTCCAATCGGTTCTGCTACACACCTAAGCAGTCAAGCGAGTGTGACAGACCCTGAATCACCTGGACGCAGCTCAAATTATGTGAACATTGATTATTTTCTGCA TCAAAGCAATGAAACACGTTCAAGCTCTTTGGACAGCGATGGAGAGTACGAGGGGCCACCAATAATGCGAACTATTTCTCACGACGAGCAAAATTCCCAAACCCCTAGTGCTTTACGCAAG GTCTCTGGCAACGCACGAGGCGCTAAAATACGCTCTATATTGAGTAGTATTATACAAAGTGAAACCATATACGTGGAATGCCTCAACAAAATGATACAG TATAAGAGAGCAATTCATGCCACACTGGGTACATCACAGCCTGTGATCAAGGAGGAAGAGGAGAAtacgatattttttaaaatcgacgaacTTTATGATGTGCACACACAATTTCTAAACGATTTGAAAACGATAGCGGCGCACGAAGGAGGAGACGTACTTATTGGTGAACCCTTCAAACGTCTCGCAGACAGTTTTAACTTGTATAGTGCTTTCCTGCACAACTACGGCCAGGCAATTGATACAGTGAAGAAGTGCAGCGCAAATAATCCACAATTCAAACAAATTGTCTCAACGATTGTCGTGAATTTACATACCGAACAGTCGCTTACCCTGGAGGATTTGTTGCATAAGCCCGTGGCGCGTGTACAAATCAATGCTTTAGTTTTCAATGACTTGTTGCGCGAAACACCACCCAATCATCCGGATCATCAGCCATTGCGACAGGCACAGAAGACCATACACTTGTTCTTGAAGCAGTTCAATGTGGTGAATCAGCGTTTGTCTACCGAATCGAATAAAAATCTGAGACGCATGGTGAAGAATTCGTTCATTGTTGAACTAGTGGATGGGCATCGTAAGTTGCGGCATCTCTTCTTGTTCAATGATGTGATCGCATGTGCCAAGTACAAGGCATCCGGACGTGACCGAATAGACTATGAGCTGAAGTGGTTTATACCGCTGAAAGATGTTGTGGTGTTCGAAGAGGCAGACGCCAGTGCTGACCTCAAAGAATCTAGTCCTGCAAATATATTGCAACTGAAAACGCAAGCGTGCACAGTACGTGATCAATTATTGCtcgaagagaaggacgataaAGGACGAAAGTCCAATGGTTTGCGTTCGGGTGATAAATATCGCCGCAAATTGGCTGACTTAGAGTCGCAGCTGGTATTGGCCTCGCCGAATTTAGTCTTCCGCATTGCCAATAAAGCAaccaataaaacaataacatttttcTTGAGTTCTGATTTCGAGCGCACGCAGTGGATTGAATCTATACTGTCGCTGAAG CAAACCTGCAACATACCTGGAGCGAACACAATAAACGCTTTGGAGGTGCACGCTTTTATCGTTGCCATGCAGAAAGGTATGAAGACTGAAATGGGTTCATATCTGATGCGAAATACCAATGACGAGAGTCTACTAGTTGGTGATCTGCATATGACAGTGCACGGACTGACGGGTCTTGACCAGCCTGCCGATTTGTACATTTGCATAGAAGTGGATTCGTATGGCCACTATTTCCGCAAAGCCACCACGAAAATGGTGTGTCGTAGCCTGAGCCCACTTTGGAATGAAAGTTTTGTATTAGAGCTTGAGGGCAGCCAGAATGTACGAATTTTGTTGTATGAAGCGCATGAACGTCCTAAGTTACGAGCCAAGCACGTCTTAAAA CTTAGTCGTAGTTGGTTGCAGGAAACGCCATTGCCGCGTATACTAAAACTTGGCGAGACCATAACGCTGAATACCACACTGCGATTTGTACCCGGCGAAGTGACTTTACGACGTGTGCCAACTTCAAAGCCGGGTGCGCTCTTTGGTGCCAAAATGAGTCAAATTTTAAA GCGTGAGAAGCGAGACATTCCATTCATTATCAGTGCCTGCATCCGTGAAGTAGAACGACGCGGCATGTCTGAAGTGGGCATTTATCGCGTGAGTGGCTCCGCTTCCGATTTGGCCAAATTGAAGAAGTCTTTCGAAACCA ATGCCTATGAGGCCGAACAGCTGCTGAAAGATGTGGATATACACTCAGTTACGGGTATTTTGAAGTCATATCTGCGAGAGTTACCCGAGGCATTATTTACCGATGCTCTCTAtccgaaattttttgaaacgtTCAGCGctttcagcaacaacaacgagacAGCGCGTATAAATGAACTCATAAAAGTATTTGAAGAACTGCCACAGGCGAATAAAGCATCTATAAATCATATATTGGATCACTTAATTCG GGTACATCATCAGGAGGCCGACAACAAAATGTCCCTGCACAATTTAGCTATGGTCTTCGGTCCAACGTTACTGCGGCCCGGTCAAACGCAAGCTAAACAGAAAGACTTGCTAGCCTCCAGTACCGTAGATGTCATGGCCCAAGCAGGCATACTCTATTGCTTCCTGCAGGCGCGTATTAAAAAGGATTAA